The Chryseobacterium indicum genome contains a region encoding:
- a CDS encoding (Fe-S)-binding protein encodes MDFNIKTMAEYAAEGKSPEVLFWVGCAGSFDDRAKKITKAFCKILNKIGVEFAVLGQEESCTGDPAKRAGNEFVFQMMALTNIEILNAYEVKRIVTACPHCFNTLKNEYPNLGGNYEVMHHTQFLKKLMEEGRLKIEGGAFSGKKITFHDPCYLGRANDEYEAPRLLLEKLDAELVEMKRCKTNGLCCGAGGAQMFKEPEKGKKDINIERTEEALSFEPKVIATGCPFCNTMMTDGVKHFNKNDEVAVKDIVELLAEAEDL; translated from the coding sequence ATGGATTTCAATATAAAAACAATGGCAGAATATGCTGCCGAAGGAAAATCGCCTGAAGTTTTATTCTGGGTAGGTTGTGCGGGAAGTTTCGACGACCGCGCTAAAAAAATTACGAAAGCATTTTGCAAAATTTTAAATAAAATAGGCGTGGAATTCGCTGTACTTGGGCAGGAAGAAAGCTGTACAGGAGATCCCGCAAAACGTGCAGGAAACGAATTTGTTTTCCAGATGATGGCGTTAACAAATATCGAAATTCTGAATGCTTACGAAGTAAAAAGAATTGTTACCGCTTGTCCGCACTGCTTCAATACGCTGAAAAATGAATATCCGAATTTAGGCGGAAATTATGAAGTAATGCATCACACCCAATTCCTTAAAAAATTAATGGAAGAAGGACGTCTGAAAATTGAAGGCGGCGCATTCAGCGGTAAAAAAATTACATTCCACGATCCTTGTTATCTGGGACGAGCCAATGATGAATATGAAGCACCGAGACTTTTATTGGAAAAACTGGATGCCGAACTGGTGGAAATGAAGCGTTGTAAAACCAACGGGCTTTGTTGTGGGGCAGGAGGAGCACAGATGTTCAAAGAACCCGAAAAAGGGAAGAAAGATATTAATATTGAGAGAACCGAGGAAGCGTTGTCATTCGAACCGAAAGTAATAGCAACCGGATGTCCTTTCTGTAATACAATGATGACGGACGGTGTAAAACACTTCAATAAGAATGATGAAGTTGCCGTAAAAGATATTGTGGAACTTCTTGCAGAAGCAGAAGATTTATAA
- a CDS encoding AAA family ATPase produces MKSKLIVKNFGPIENANLDLKSVNVFIGAQASGKSTLAKLYTIFNSPRLYHNFKNGRKSLYYITKNKEDLELFKEPSFDKFKEALEDYSIISCLNSKTEIFFESPTHKVEIKKSKITFVDKIDLSTMNEAFENKDFKLCKKEFKKLSLISDNFLFSYKFSVMWDRLSHSERLGDNISKIFDEFSEKFDYDIELSEKEILGIIQRANDTKRDFLFKSPLYIPAERVIINLLKQAALSFQNLEIPIPKHLLNFASIYSTASFEIKEFDIGFLKKGTLYKNVDGDDRIYFSARKKIKLTESASGFQSIIPIILPIEFMKRKDRNYVNYSFVIEEPETNLFPRAQYDLLKLLESGRSDDLGKIDKGIMHFYTTHSPFFLSSLNNLLFAYIKGNENNKKNMSRIDSIISKKSWINPNDFAGYQIINGKVKSIFNKETGLIESNLIDQVSEDIINDFREIALASID; encoded by the coding sequence ATGAAATCTAAACTTATTGTTAAAAACTTTGGACCAATAGAAAATGCTAATTTAGATTTAAAGAGCGTTAATGTTTTTATTGGAGCACAGGCGAGTGGTAAAAGTACACTAGCCAAACTTTATACAATTTTCAATTCTCCAAGACTTTATCATAATTTTAAAAACGGTAGAAAATCTTTATATTATATAACTAAAAACAAAGAAGATTTAGAACTATTTAAAGAACCAAGTTTTGACAAATTTAAAGAAGCTTTAGAAGATTATTCAATAATTAGCTGTTTAAATAGTAAAACTGAAATTTTTTTTGAAAGTCCCACTCATAAGGTAGAAATAAAAAAGAGTAAAATTACATTTGTTGATAAAATTGATCTTTCAACAATGAATGAAGCTTTTGAAAATAAAGACTTTAAATTGTGTAAAAAAGAATTTAAAAAACTTTCTTTAATTTCAGATAATTTTCTCTTTTCTTACAAGTTTTCAGTAATGTGGGATAGATTGAGTCATTCTGAAAGGCTTGGTGATAATATTTCTAAAATCTTTGATGAGTTTTCTGAAAAGTTTGATTATGATATTGAATTGTCAGAAAAAGAAATCTTAGGAATAATCCAAAGAGCAAATGATACTAAAAGGGATTTCTTATTTAAGTCTCCTTTATATATTCCAGCTGAAAGAGTAATAATAAACTTATTGAAACAGGCTGCCTTATCTTTTCAAAATCTTGAGATTCCAATTCCCAAGCATTTATTAAATTTTGCAAGTATTTATAGTACTGCTTCATTTGAAATTAAAGAATTTGATATAGGTTTTCTTAAAAAAGGAACACTTTATAAAAATGTTGATGGTGATGATAGGATATATTTTTCAGCAAGAAAGAAGATTAAATTAACTGAAAGCGCTTCTGGTTTTCAAAGTATTATTCCAATTATTCTTCCGATTGAATTTATGAAAAGGAAGGATCGAAATTATGTTAATTATTCTTTTGTAATTGAAGAACCAGAAACTAATCTATTTCCAAGAGCTCAATATGACCTTTTAAAATTATTGGAAAGTGGCAGATCAGATGATCTTGGAAAAATAGATAAAGGTATTATGCATTTTTATACAACTCATAGTCCATTCTTTTTATCATCACTTAATAATTTATTATTTGCTTATATAAAGGGAAATGAAAATAATAAAAAAAATATGTCAAGGATTGATTCTATTATTTCAAAAAAATCTTGGATAAATCCGAATGATTTTGCAGGTTACCAAATAATTAACGGAAAAGTGAAATCAATTTTTAATAAGGAAACTGGATTAATTGAAAGTAATTTAATAGATCAAGTTTCAGAAGATATAATAAATGATTTTAGAGAAATTGCTTTGGCTTCAATTGATTAA
- a CDS encoding 4Fe-4S dicluster domain-containing protein produces the protein MHYIPNIIFLILLIAGFGLFVKSLQKIYRNIRLGREINRSDRRGERWATMANVAMGQSKMTKRPVAGILHLFVYVGFIIINIELIEIVVDGIFGTHRFLSTILGSTVYGFFTATLEILALLVVIGVVLFFIRRNFYGVKRLTMKELLGWPKEDANWILIIEFALMMAFFTMNASDFILQSNGYGHFVKVGSFPISEMTFVPFLEVFSFSDEFLFGVERAAWWFHFVGILFFMNYLYYSKHLHIILAFPSTWYANLNEKGKFNNLESVTKEIKLMMDPNADPYAAPAEGEAETTAKFGAEDIFDLNQVQLLNAYSCTECGRCTAVCPANITGKKLSPRAILMKTRDRLEEVGKNIDKNGKFVDDGKKLLNDYITKEELWACTTCNACTEACPVLLDPLSIIFEMRRFLVMEQSAAPQELNLMMTNVENNAAPWQYNQADRLNWAND, from the coding sequence ATGCATTATATCCCTAATATTATTTTTCTGATTTTATTAATTGCGGGTTTTGGACTTTTTGTAAAAAGTCTGCAAAAGATATATAGAAACATCAGATTAGGACGTGAGATCAATCGCAGCGACAGAAGAGGAGAGAGATGGGCAACGATGGCAAATGTTGCGATGGGTCAGAGTAAGATGACAAAACGTCCTGTAGCCGGAATTTTACACCTTTTTGTGTATGTAGGTTTCATCATCATCAATATCGAGCTTATTGAGATTGTGGTGGACGGAATCTTCGGAACGCACAGATTTTTATCAACCATTTTAGGAAGCACAGTTTATGGTTTCTTCACCGCCACTTTAGAGATACTGGCTCTTTTAGTGGTAATCGGGGTGGTACTTTTTTTTATCCGTAGAAATTTTTACGGGGTGAAAAGATTAACCATGAAAGAACTTTTAGGATGGCCTAAAGAAGATGCAAACTGGATTCTGATTATCGAATTTGCTTTAATGATGGCTTTCTTTACGATGAATGCTTCAGATTTTATCCTGCAGTCGAATGGTTACGGTCATTTTGTGAAGGTTGGCTCTTTCCCGATCAGCGAGATGACATTCGTTCCGTTTCTTGAGGTTTTCAGTTTCAGCGATGAATTTTTATTCGGAGTAGAACGTGCAGCGTGGTGGTTCCACTTTGTAGGGATCTTATTCTTTATGAACTACCTTTATTATTCAAAACATTTACACATCATCCTTGCTTTTCCGAGTACATGGTATGCAAATCTGAATGAAAAAGGAAAATTCAACAACCTTGAGTCTGTGACGAAAGAAATTAAACTGATGATGGATCCGAATGCAGATCCTTACGCAGCTCCGGCAGAAGGAGAAGCGGAAACTACTGCGAAATTCGGAGCTGAGGATATTTTTGATCTTAATCAGGTACAGCTTCTGAATGCCTATTCCTGTACAGAATGTGGTCGTTGTACTGCTGTTTGTCCGGCAAATATTACTGGCAAAAAATTGTCTCCGAGAGCTATCTTAATGAAGACAAGAGACCGTCTGGAAGAGGTAGGAAAGAATATCGATAAGAACGGAAAATTTGTAGACGACGGTAAAAAACTGTTGAACGATTACATCACCAAAGAAGAATTATGGGCTTGTACAACCTGTAACGCATGTACAGAAGCTTGTCCGGTTTTACTAGACCCGCTTTCCATTATCTTTGAAATGAGACGATTCCTTGTTATGGAGCAGTCTGCTGCACCGCAAGAACTGAATCTGATGATGACGAATGTAGAAAACAACGCTGCACCGTGGCAATACAATCAGGCAGACCGTCTGAACTGGGCGAATGATTAA
- a CDS encoding MlaD family protein, producing MKFSKELKAGVIALLAIVGFVVLFQFMKGRSLFTTDNIFYARYDNVEGLAQSSPVSINGLKVGQVDKIIPNTSKDGKIDFIVKITVDNNFEFSKNSTLEIFEPSLMGGKEMRINLMYGGQTAKDGDTLRGAFKLGTLGSLSSQVGPVKDQLQVVLHRVDSLMTNANQLVDAQNRQEIKLLLANLNKTVAALQTTAGSVNSLVGHNDPKLQKVLDDASLTMQSGKVTLDKYGNLAESIDTKKLNATIANLDATVGQLNNVVSGIDRGEGSLGKIMKDDQLYNNLNAASNNLNALIEDLKAHPKKYVNFSVFGKNNKD from the coding sequence GTGAAGTTCAGTAAAGAATTAAAAGCTGGTGTGATCGCACTATTAGCCATTGTTGGTTTTGTGGTGCTTTTTCAGTTTATGAAGGGCAGAAGCCTTTTTACTACCGACAATATATTTTACGCAAGATATGATAACGTAGAAGGTCTGGCTCAGTCTTCGCCGGTTTCCATTAACGGGTTAAAGGTTGGTCAGGTAGATAAAATTATTCCTAATACATCCAAAGACGGTAAGATTGATTTTATTGTAAAAATTACAGTAGATAACAATTTTGAGTTTTCAAAAAATTCAACATTAGAGATTTTTGAACCAAGTTTAATGGGAGGAAAAGAGATGAGAATTAATCTCATGTATGGAGGACAAACGGCAAAAGACGGTGATACTTTAAGGGGTGCTTTTAAATTGGGAACTTTAGGAAGCCTATCTTCTCAAGTAGGTCCTGTAAAAGATCAGTTACAGGTTGTATTGCACAGAGTAGATTCTTTGATGACCAACGCAAACCAGCTTGTTGATGCCCAAAACAGACAGGAGATTAAATTACTATTAGCGAATCTTAATAAAACGGTTGCCGCTTTACAGACTACTGCAGGAAGCGTAAATTCCCTAGTGGGACACAATGATCCTAAACTTCAGAAAGTATTGGATGATGCAAGTCTTACCATGCAGAGCGGAAAAGTAACTTTAGACAAGTACGGGAATTTAGCAGAAAGTATTGATACTAAGAAACTAAATGCTACCATTGCTAATTTAGACGCGACAGTAGGGCAGTTAAATAATGTAGTTTCAGGAATCGACAGAGGGGAGGGAAGTTTAGGTAAAATTATGAAAGATGATCAGCTTTACAATAACCTGAATGCCGCTTCCAATAATCTGAATGCTTTAATTGAAGATCTGAAAGCACATCCCAAAAAATATGTTAACTTCTCCGTTTTCGGAAAAAATAATAAAGACTAA
- a CDS encoding SurA N-terminal domain-containing protein, whose amino-acid sequence MAILGQIRSRPWLLMGVIALALLAFLVNPDSIDKVFGKNPDVLGKVNGEKITREEFNDQLFVLQQQAEQQGQPKNGLEEQAWQLLVQSKLIKQQFEKMGFEMTDDYFWNQIQYDQMFAQQKQFFDEKGNFKTQELKKQIEDMKAASPESYNQWLKTRKSIEYRLMARQVFANVSTGITTGKKEAEELMRERDQLADIDFVKVDYATYLQKNNIKVTTEDLANYIKQHPVMFKAEESRNIGIVYFPSKPSPADDAAAQKEINKLFSVGSDASGGSENFQNTKNDSMFIMANSDMPFNPQYLKPNQLPQAIQAQLPAAAIGQTFGPYKEQNFYVVSKLLDKKTSDSTLSRHILIAFKGSPAGEGVTRSKEQAKKLADSIGAIVKANPGKFTEFLKLSNDPNSAAQGGSLGWTTPETPFVPEFLKYLSENPKGATGVVETQFGYHIINIEDKKPGAMAYKVANLVKAIKPSDATEAEVNKNASRFVQQVQGKSFNDFVNIAKKANYQFSNPKQAKRFDGQLQGLGTDKDSEILAWAFDKKREKGDTELFTVDGTGDKIVVYLNGKQEKGTADPESVRDQIEVVVKNKLAAKQISEKIGKAGNLDQIAKQFGTTKQSAQVNLLNPSVAGSMEPKVAGAAFGVKKGQLSKPVEGGTGVYVLIKKNEITNKQPGDLKQFTESVTQRNGGMFGQAWLKSLQDNADIEDYRIEIWNKLGSQQQ is encoded by the coding sequence ATGGCAATTTTAGGACAAATTAGGAGTAGACCTTGGCTTTTGATGGGAGTAATTGCACTGGCGCTTTTGGCGTTCCTTGTAAACCCCGACAGTATTGATAAGGTTTTTGGTAAAAATCCTGATGTTTTAGGAAAAGTGAATGGTGAGAAAATTACCCGTGAAGAGTTTAACGATCAACTTTTCGTGCTGCAACAACAGGCTGAACAGCAAGGTCAACCAAAAAATGGTCTTGAAGAGCAGGCATGGCAATTGCTTGTGCAGTCGAAACTGATCAAACAGCAATTCGAGAAAATGGGCTTCGAAATGACGGATGATTATTTCTGGAACCAGATCCAGTACGATCAGATGTTTGCACAGCAGAAGCAGTTTTTTGATGAAAAAGGTAATTTTAAGACTCAGGAGCTTAAAAAACAAATCGAAGATATGAAGGCTGCTTCGCCGGAAAGTTACAACCAGTGGTTGAAAACCAGAAAATCAATCGAGTACAGATTGATGGCGAGACAGGTATTTGCAAATGTTTCTACCGGAATCACGACAGGGAAAAAAGAAGCGGAAGAGCTGATGAGAGAAAGAGATCAGTTAGCGGATATCGATTTCGTGAAAGTAGATTATGCAACGTATCTTCAAAAAAATAACATCAAAGTTACGACAGAAGATTTAGCTAATTATATTAAGCAGCATCCGGTAATGTTTAAGGCTGAAGAAAGCAGAAACATAGGAATTGTATATTTTCCTTCTAAACCAAGCCCTGCAGATGATGCAGCAGCTCAGAAAGAAATAAATAAATTATTCTCTGTAGGAAGCGATGCGAGCGGAGGTTCTGAAAACTTCCAGAATACAAAGAATGACTCTATGTTCATTATGGCAAATTCTGATATGCCTTTCAATCCGCAATATCTTAAGCCTAACCAATTGCCTCAGGCTATTCAGGCTCAGCTTCCGGCTGCAGCAATCGGTCAGACTTTTGGTCCTTACAAAGAGCAGAACTTTTATGTAGTTTCTAAACTTTTAGATAAAAAGACTTCAGATTCTACATTATCAAGACATATTTTAATTGCTTTCAAAGGAAGTCCCGCGGGAGAAGGCGTTACAAGATCTAAAGAACAGGCTAAAAAATTAGCAGATTCTATCGGAGCGATTGTAAAAGCTAATCCCGGGAAATTCACAGAATTCCTTAAACTGTCAAACGATCCGAATTCTGCTGCTCAAGGCGGTAGTTTAGGATGGACAACTCCTGAAACGCCTTTCGTTCCTGAGTTCTTAAAATATCTGTCTGAAAATCCTAAAGGTGCGACAGGTGTTGTAGAAACGCAATTCGGTTACCACATCATCAATATTGAAGATAAAAAACCAGGAGCAATGGCTTATAAAGTGGCAAACCTTGTAAAAGCGATTAAACCTTCTGATGCTACGGAAGCAGAAGTAAATAAGAATGCGAGCAGATTTGTTCAGCAGGTTCAGGGGAAATCTTTCAACGATTTCGTGAATATTGCTAAGAAAGCAAACTATCAGTTCTCTAATCCTAAGCAGGCGAAGAGATTCGACGGTCAGCTTCAGGGATTGGGAACAGACAAAGATTCGGAAATTCTGGCATGGGCTTTCGACAAGAAAAGAGAAAAAGGAGATACTGAATTATTTACAGTAGACGGAACAGGAGATAAAATTGTAGTTTACTTAAACGGTAAGCAGGAAAAGGGAACTGCAGATCCGGAATCTGTAAGAGATCAGATTGAAGTTGTAGTTAAAAATAAACTGGCTGCAAAACAGATTTCAGAGAAAATCGGGAAAGCAGGAAATTTAGATCAGATTGCTAAACAATTCGGAACGACAAAACAGTCTGCACAGGTTAACTTATTAAATCCTTCTGTAGCAGGTTCCATGGAGCCTAAAGTTGCAGGAGCAGCATTCGGAGTGAAGAAAGGACAGCTTTCTAAGCCGGTTGAAGGGGGGACAGGAGTTTACGTTCTTATTAAAAAGAATGAGATCACAAACAAACAGCCCGGAGATCTTAAACAGTTTACAGAATCTGTTACCCAGAGAAATGGAGGAATGTTCGGACAGGCATGGTTAAAGAGCTTACAGGACAATGCAGATATCGAAGACTACAGAATCGAGATCTGGAACAAGCTAGGTTCTCAGCAACAATAA
- the lon gene encoding endopeptidase La translates to MTEFEDISLEEMISDGFDIVAQEINIDDLAETEKNSEQKIFPILPVRNMVMFPNVVIPITAGRKASIQLLEEAQKNGDFIGIVSQKNSDLEQPAEKDLFQTGTLAKIIKIIKLPEGNITAITKGFHRFKIKKVVEKQPYFKAEISKLKDSKPKNKEEYEALLENVKDLALKIIELDPNIPNAANFAIKNINNNDDLLNFICTNANFPSSDKQKLLEEKNLMERANKCYEMMHEDFRKLELRNQIHQKTSKDLDKQQREYFLNQQIRTIQEELGGGPEGDVEDLINKAKSKKWSDEVEEHFQKEINRLQRQNPNSPDYNVQRNYLDFFTDLPWETYTKDVFDIAKAEKILDKAHFGLEDIKKRILEHMAVLKLKNNMKSPILLLVGPPGVGKTSLGKSIADALGRKYVRLSLGGLHDESEIRGHRKTYIGAMAGRILQSIKKSGTSNPVIVLDEMDKIGQGLHGDPSSALLEVLDPEQNNSFYDNFLEMGYDLSKVMFIATANSLSTIQTPLLDRTEIIQIAGYTLEEKIEIAKRHLIKKQQEENGLDSKSFKLGNAELKHIIEAHTSESGVRSLEKRIAGIARWVALQTALVKDYDPKISIEKVDEILGVPRPKSLSEITGVPGVVTGLAWTSVGGDILFIESILSNGKGSLSMTGNLGTVMKESATIALEYIKAKHDELGISQDDIEKKNIHVHVPEGATPKDGPSAGIAMLTSMVSSFKNKKVKPHLAMTGEITLRGKVLPVGGIKEKLLAATRAGIKEVILCEANRKDVEEIKKDYLKNLNVHYVNRMEEVIEIALEK, encoded by the coding sequence ATGACAGAATTTGAAGATATAAGTTTAGAAGAAATGATAAGCGACGGATTTGATATTGTAGCTCAGGAAATCAACATTGATGATCTTGCGGAAACAGAAAAAAATTCTGAGCAAAAGATATTCCCGATCCTTCCTGTAAGAAATATGGTGATGTTCCCGAATGTTGTAATCCCGATTACTGCCGGAAGAAAAGCATCTATTCAGTTATTGGAAGAAGCGCAGAAAAATGGCGATTTTATCGGAATCGTAAGCCAGAAAAATTCAGATCTTGAACAGCCTGCCGAAAAAGACTTGTTCCAGACCGGAACTTTGGCTAAGATCATCAAAATCATTAAACTTCCGGAAGGAAATATCACGGCTATTACCAAAGGCTTTCACCGTTTTAAAATAAAGAAAGTTGTTGAAAAACAGCCTTATTTTAAAGCAGAAATATCAAAATTAAAGGATTCTAAGCCTAAAAATAAAGAAGAATACGAAGCTTTGCTGGAAAACGTAAAAGATCTTGCCCTTAAAATTATTGAGCTGGATCCCAACATTCCGAATGCTGCGAATTTTGCCATAAAAAACATCAACAACAATGATGATCTCCTGAATTTCATCTGCACCAATGCTAACTTCCCGTCTTCGGACAAACAGAAACTACTGGAAGAAAAGAATCTGATGGAAAGAGCAAATAAGTGCTACGAAATGATGCATGAAGATTTCAGAAAGCTTGAATTGCGAAACCAGATTCATCAGAAAACATCAAAGGATCTTGATAAACAGCAGAGAGAATATTTCCTGAACCAGCAGATCAGAACGATTCAGGAAGAGCTGGGAGGCGGACCGGAAGGCGATGTGGAAGATTTGATTAACAAAGCAAAATCCAAAAAGTGGAGCGATGAAGTAGAGGAACATTTCCAAAAGGAAATCAACAGGTTACAGCGTCAGAATCCGAATTCACCGGATTATAATGTTCAGAGAAATTATCTGGATTTTTTCACAGACCTTCCTTGGGAAACATACACCAAAGATGTTTTTGATATTGCCAAAGCGGAGAAAATTTTAGATAAAGCCCATTTCGGTTTAGAGGATATCAAGAAAAGAATTCTTGAGCACATGGCGGTTTTAAAGCTTAAAAACAACATGAAATCCCCTATCCTTTTGCTTGTAGGACCTCCGGGAGTTGGTAAAACTTCACTGGGAAAATCTATTGCGGATGCATTGGGAAGAAAATATGTAAGACTTTCTTTGGGCGGGCTTCATGATGAAAGTGAGATCCGTGGTCACAGAAAAACATATATTGGCGCGATGGCGGGAAGAATTCTTCAGTCTATCAAAAAATCCGGAACCTCCAATCCTGTTATTGTTTTGGATGAAATGGATAAAATCGGACAGGGACTGCATGGAGATCCAAGTTCGGCACTTTTAGAAGTTCTTGATCCTGAACAGAATAATTCATTCTATGATAATTTCTTAGAGATGGGTTATGATTTGTCTAAAGTAATGTTTATTGCAACGGCAAATTCATTATCAACTATTCAGACTCCATTGTTAGACAGAACGGAAATCATTCAGATTGCAGGCTATACTTTAGAGGAAAAGATTGAAATTGCAAAAAGACATTTAATTAAAAAGCAGCAGGAAGAAAACGGCTTGGATTCTAAATCGTTCAAGCTTGGCAATGCTGAATTAAAACATATTATTGAAGCGCATACTTCGGAAAGCGGGGTAAGATCTCTTGAAAAAAGAATTGCAGGAATTGCTCGCTGGGTAGCTTTGCAGACTGCTTTAGTGAAAGATTACGATCCTAAAATCTCCATCGAAAAAGTAGACGAAATTTTAGGCGTTCCGAGACCGAAAAGCTTATCTGAAATTACCGGAGTTCCGGGCGTTGTAACGGGTCTTGCATGGACAAGTGTAGGAGGAGATATTTTATTCATTGAAAGTATTTTAAGCAACGGAAAAGGTTCATTATCCATGACCGGAAACTTAGGAACTGTTATGAAAGAATCTGCGACTATTGCGCTGGAATATATTAAAGCGAAACATGATGAACTGGGAATTTCTCAGGACGATATTGAAAAGAAAAACATCCACGTTCACGTTCCTGAAGGTGCAACACCAAAAGACGGACCTTCAGCCGGAATTGCCATGCTGACTTCAATGGTTTCTTCTTTTAAAAATAAAAAGGTAAAACCTCATCTTGCCATGACCGGAGAGATTACTTTAAGAGGAAAAGTTCTTCCGGTGGGTGGAATTAAAGAAAAACTTCTTGCTGCAACAAGAGCAGGAATTAAAGAGGTGATTCTTTGTGAAGCCAACAGAAAAGATGTGGAAGAAATCAAAAAAGATTACCTGAAAAATCTGAATGTACATTACGTTAACAGAATGGAAGAGGTAATCGAAATTGCACTGGAAAAATAA
- a CDS encoding AI-2E family transporter, whose amino-acid sequence MNLLRLPFLVKLTLVVISIIGLGYLISLGKSILAPFFLAFLMAMLFLPVANFLERRLRFSRSMSTIASVLMMMLILTGLIYFFGSQLSDFSKDIPHLKQQFTSVAADIQHWVSRTFHVKIDEQLNYLDQGLNKLLSSSGVILGFTFGVFSSSLGFFVFFILFFIFILNYRRILNNFIITVFSEKHKTSVQEVVGEVRVMTKKYIIGLCLQILIVSTLTSIVLTILGVKYAILLGVLTGLLNVIPYLGICISLLISCFIAFATSTPSTCIYVAIGYIAVHVVDGNIVLPFVVGSKVKINALFSFIGILIGEHLWGIAGMFLCIPAIAIIKIIFERVQGLQPWGKLLGEEEKPNKKKKTYKISKNITLKEMD is encoded by the coding sequence ATGAATTTACTTCGACTTCCTTTTCTTGTAAAACTTACGCTGGTCGTTATTTCCATCATCGGATTAGGCTACCTTATTTCATTGGGAAAAAGCATTTTAGCTCCGTTTTTTCTGGCATTTTTAATGGCTATGCTTTTTTTGCCTGTTGCCAATTTTCTGGAGAGAAGATTGAGATTTTCAAGATCAATGTCCACCATTGCTTCAGTTCTAATGATGATGCTTATCTTAACAGGTCTGATTTATTTTTTCGGATCACAGCTTTCCGATTTCAGCAAAGATATTCCGCATCTCAAACAGCAGTTTACCTCTGTGGCTGCAGATATCCAGCATTGGGTTTCCAGAACTTTTCATGTGAAAATAGATGAACAACTGAACTATCTTGATCAGGGCTTAAATAAGCTTTTATCTTCCTCTGGAGTTATTCTGGGATTCACTTTTGGAGTATTTTCTTCAAGTTTAGGTTTCTTTGTATTTTTTATTCTGTTTTTCATCTTCATTTTAAATTACAGAAGAATTTTAAACAACTTTATTATCACGGTTTTTAGCGAGAAACACAAAACGAGTGTTCAGGAAGTGGTAGGTGAAGTGAGAGTTATGACCAAAAAATACATCATCGGACTTTGTCTTCAGATCCTGATTGTTTCTACTCTTACCTCCATTGTACTTACAATTTTAGGCGTTAAATATGCGATTCTTCTGGGTGTTCTCACAGGTTTATTAAATGTAATTCCTTATCTCGGAATCTGCATAAGTTTACTGATCTCCTGCTTTATCGCTTTTGCAACTTCTACTCCTTCTACCTGTATTTATGTAGCGATAGGATATATTGCGGTTCATGTTGTGGACGGAAATATTGTTCTTCCGTTTGTGGTAGGCTCAAAAGTAAAGATCAACGCATTATTTTCTTTTATAGGAATTCTTATCGGAGAACATCTGTGGGGAATTGCAGGTATGTTTTTATGTATTCCGGCAATTGCTATTATTAAGATTATTTTTGAAAGAGTTCAGGGACTTCAGCCTTGGGGAAAATTGCTGGGTGAAGAAGAAAAACCCAATAAAAAGAAAAAGACATATAAAATTTCCAAAAATATCACATTAAAAGAAATGGATTAA